The following are encoded in a window of Shewanella psychrotolerans genomic DNA:
- the argB gene encoding acetylglutamate kinase, whose product MSADKNTLVLKVGGALMQCEMGMARLMATASNLIKAGQSVIMVHGGGYLVDEQLAANGMETVKLDGLRVTPAEQVPIVVGALAGTSNKILQAAAVKAGITCVGMSLGDGGIVSAHIKDEQLGFVGEVSPKDPTYLNFVLSQGWMPIVSSIAIDELGQLLNVNADQAATVLAKLVNGKLVLLSDVSGVLDGKGKLITSLTKSHADELTKLGVIDKGMKVKVEAALEVAQWLGQAVQVASWRDAEQLAALERGEAIGTQVQPQ is encoded by the coding sequence ATGTCAGCAGATAAAAATACATTAGTACTCAAAGTTGGTGGTGCCCTAATGCAGTGTGAAATGGGGATGGCACGTCTTATGGCGACGGCGTCAAACCTTATTAAAGCGGGGCAATCGGTTATTATGGTTCACGGTGGTGGATACTTGGTTGATGAGCAACTTGCTGCCAATGGTATGGAAACCGTCAAGCTTGATGGATTACGCGTCACGCCTGCTGAACAAGTGCCTATTGTCGTTGGAGCACTAGCGGGGACGTCGAACAAGATTTTGCAGGCTGCAGCAGTTAAGGCGGGTATCACTTGTGTGGGAATGAGCCTTGGCGACGGTGGTATTGTTTCTGCTCATATAAAGGATGAACAACTTGGCTTTGTTGGTGAGGTGTCTCCTAAAGATCCAACTTATTTGAATTTCGTATTGTCGCAAGGTTGGATGCCTATTGTTAGTTCTATAGCGATAGATGAGTTAGGGCAATTATTAAACGTGAACGCCGATCAGGCCGCAACGGTGTTAGCTAAGCTAGTGAATGGTAAGTTAGTGCTACTGTCTGATGTGAGTGGAGTATTAGATGGAAAGGGGAAGCTAATCACTTCGCTCACTAAATCCCATGCTGATGAGCTGACGAAGCTGGGTGTTATCGATAAAGGTATGAAGGTTAAAGTTGAGGCTGCATTAGAGGTAGCTCAATGGTTGGGGCAAGCGGTACAGGTTGCCTCATGGCGCGATGCTGAACAGCTTGCAGCGTTAGAGAGAGGCGAAGCCATAGGTACCCAAGTGCAGCCGCAGTAA
- a CDS encoding ornithine carbamoyltransferase, which translates to MNHLLSIKELSQQQLIDLLTLAKQIKAKPSEYRKALDGKSVVMLFEKPSLRTRVSFDIGINKLGGHCLYLDQQNGALGKREPVSDFAANISCWADAIVARTFAHSTVEQLAEHGSVPVINALSDMYHPCQGLADFLTLSEQFDDVSKVKLAYVGDGNNVTHSLMYGAALLGATMTVVCPQGHFPDGKVVLEAQEIAAAHGGQLILTSDIEQLEGHDAIYTDTWISMGDNASLDEIKAKFDPYQVDQALMDKAGAKYFMHCLPAYRGVEVTAEVVDGEGSLILQQAENRMHAQNAVLVTLLS; encoded by the coding sequence ATGAATCACTTATTATCGATTAAAGAGCTTAGCCAGCAGCAATTGATTGACCTGCTAACGTTAGCAAAGCAGATCAAAGCCAAGCCTAGTGAATACCGCAAGGCATTAGATGGTAAAAGCGTCGTGATGTTATTCGAGAAGCCTTCATTAAGAACTCGTGTAAGTTTTGATATTGGAATCAATAAACTGGGCGGTCATTGTCTTTATTTAGATCAACAGAATGGGGCTTTAGGTAAGCGTGAACCTGTGTCTGATTTTGCGGCAAACATCTCTTGTTGGGCCGATGCTATTGTTGCCAGAACTTTCGCTCATTCTACTGTTGAGCAGTTAGCTGAACATGGCAGCGTGCCAGTGATTAATGCACTCTCAGATATGTATCATCCCTGTCAGGGGTTGGCTGATTTTTTGACTTTGTCAGAACAGTTTGATGATGTTAGTAAGGTTAAATTAGCTTATGTTGGTGATGGTAATAACGTGACTCATTCACTGATGTATGGTGCCGCATTACTTGGCGCAACGATGACAGTTGTTTGTCCTCAAGGGCATTTCCCCGACGGAAAGGTCGTGCTTGAAGCTCAAGAGATCGCGGCGGCCCACGGTGGTCAGCTCATTTTGACGTCCGACATTGAGCAGCTTGAAGGTCATGATGCCATTTATACTGATACGTGGATCTCTATGGGTGACAATGCTAGTTTGGATGAGATAAAAGCTAAATTTGATCCTTACCAAGTAGATCAAGCTTTGATGGACAAAGCAGGGGCTAAATATTTCATGCATTGTTTGCCTGCATATCGCGGTGTAGAAGTGACTGCGGAAGTGGTCGACGGTGAAGGCTCATTGATTCTGCAACAGGCTGAAAATCGTATGCATGCACAGAATGCCGTTTTAGTAACCTTATTAAGTTAA
- a CDS encoding argininosuccinate synthase, giving the protein MSIEAKKSVKKVVLAYSGGLDTSAIIPWLKETYDDCEIVAFCADVGQGAAELEGLHEKAISSGASECYIVDLKEELVADYIYPTIATGAIYEGTYLLGTSMARPIIAKAQVEVARKVGADAVCHGCTGKGNDQVRFEGCFAALAPDLTVIAPWREWEMVSREDLLDYLAERNIATTASATKIYSRDANAWHISHEGGELEDPWNEPSKGVWTMTVAPEDAPNEPEYVSLEIEAGRVTKVNGEALSPYEALMTLNDIAGAHGVGRIDITENRLVGMKSRGCYETPGGTVMFAALRAIEELVLDKTSREWREQIGAKMAHLVYDGRWFTPLCESLIGASEPLAKLVNGEVVVKLYKGQAQAVKKRSPNSLYSEAFATFGADDVYNQKDAEGFIRLYSLASRIRALNAK; this is encoded by the coding sequence ATGTCTATTGAAGCTAAAAAATCAGTAAAAAAAGTGGTATTAGCCTACTCTGGTGGTTTGGATACCTCGGCAATTATTCCATGGTTAAAAGAAACCTATGATGACTGTGAAATTGTGGCTTTCTGTGCTGATGTTGGCCAGGGAGCTGCAGAGTTAGAAGGTTTACATGAAAAGGCGATATCCTCTGGTGCATCTGAATGCTATATCGTCGATTTAAAAGAGGAGCTGGTGGCGGATTATATCTATCCCACTATCGCTACTGGTGCGATTTATGAAGGGACTTATCTACTGGGCACCTCAATGGCACGACCTATTATTGCCAAAGCTCAGGTAGAAGTCGCACGTAAAGTGGGTGCCGATGCTGTGTGTCATGGCTGTACAGGGAAAGGGAATGATCAGGTTCGTTTTGAAGGTTGCTTTGCGGCACTTGCACCCGATTTAACCGTTATTGCACCTTGGCGTGAATGGGAGATGGTCAGCCGTGAAGACCTGCTTGATTATCTGGCAGAAAGAAATATTGCTACCACAGCTTCAGCGACCAAAATTTACAGCCGTGACGCTAACGCTTGGCACATTTCTCATGAAGGTGGCGAGTTAGAAGATCCTTGGAATGAGCCAAGTAAAGGTGTCTGGACTATGACTGTAGCACCAGAAGATGCACCTAATGAGCCAGAATACGTGTCGCTTGAAATCGAAGCCGGCCGGGTAACTAAAGTCAATGGTGAAGCATTATCACCCTACGAAGCCTTGATGACACTTAATGATATTGCTGGGGCCCATGGTGTTGGGCGCATCGATATTACCGAAAACCGCTTAGTTGGTATGAAGTCTCGTGGCTGTTATGAAACTCCCGGTGGCACAGTGATGTTTGCTGCTTTGCGTGCGATTGAAGAGTTGGTTTTAGACAAAACTAGCCGCGAATGGCGTGAGCAGATTGGAGCCAAAATGGCTCACCTTGTTTATGATGGCCGTTGGTTTACGCCTTTGTGTGAATCATTGATTGGCGCATCAGAGCCATTAGCTAAGCTAGTTAACGGTGAGGTTGTTGTTAAGTTGTATAAAGGGCAGGCGCAAGCAGTTAAAAAGCGTTCGCCAAATAGCTTATATTCTGAAGCTTTTGCAACCTTTGGTGCTGACGATGTATATAACCAAAAAGATGCTGAAGGCTTTATCCGTTTGTACTCTTTGGCTAGTCGTATTCGAGCATTAAACGCGAAGTAA